The stretch of DNA AATTACTGGGTCAATCCCGAAGTATTTGATCCAGATAGATTCTTGCTAGAAAATAGTATTGGACGACATTCACATGCCTATATTCCGTTCAGTGCAGGACTCAGAAATTGTATTGGTAATGACTCATGAGTAATGACTATTGAAGGAtgagtataataatattttaattttttttttcctctataaataattaatcattatataattACTTGTAATTTAGGTCAAAAGTTTGCTATGATAGAATTGAAAACAGTTATTGCTGGATTATTacacaattttcattttgaaccAGCAGACGTTGAAGGCACTGATGATAATCAATTGATCCAAGAAATCGTTTTGAAATGGACCAAGCCAGTTTACGTTAAATTCATACCAATTTTAAATCCATGATAAGAAAGACATCTAACAAATGTTGCATCTCGTGAGAATCTTCAGCAATCAGTTGCACATCTtaccatttaaattaaattcacaatcAATGTTTATACAAAGACATGTAATAATTAcacaacaatattatatttttaattttttttatttattttatgcagataacaattttttttctttaattctaataaaacAGTCGACTCTATACGATATAATTAATAGCACTAATATTTTACGTACGCACTGAATGATTGAATCTCTGAGccattaaatttctaaatacttttacacataattaaaaaaaaaaaacaaacaaagcTGTTTCTTTTCCTATTACctgattgtaaaataaaaataaattcatcttttATTCAATCCTTCAAcagatttatttaataaatctttgagaaaaaaattcaactaaatatcataattataaaatgaatttttttaaataaataaataaataaagcaataaaatttttttttcataacgacaaaataaatcaacaataatcaaaattcaaataaacaatattcattaaacattttaataaattgtacatatttttctttagtttatatattatatttcttttttttctattgtgcaaaatggtttttaataaaacctCAACAATTGACTAgtaatgaaattgaaatgttttttttattttcgattcgATTGTCCATAATACTACTAACaagaatttatcattttaactattattatttaattttgaatattcacGCAAGTATATATATGACTTGTCtacatattatattcatattcAAAGGTACACAAGGACTCGTAATAAGCAAACAAACCATGTATTcatttgttattatcattaaacatCAACGATTAATTATTGcacgtattttaaaaatgacacttgttattttatttataatctctGTAGTAGAGAACATCGAACAtcgaagaaatttttttttatcaattaactatttactttatttaaaagtttttgaaCAATGAATTAAGAAACAATgaatgaaatagaaaaaaacaaaaaaaaatttttttctttgtttttctgTACAGACAAGTGAATGAATGTTCGAGGGCAAGGCACAAGTGAGttagagaaatttttttttttttttcaaacgatTAACTCGTTTTCCATctaatcataatattttttttttttttcttttcttatatatatattacgcATTtccatatttaataataaaatttttttcatattttctttaaatttagctgctctctctctctctctttctttctCTATCTTTctttaagaaattattttaataaatgagtGTCCAACTTGTGCAAAGGGattaagataaattaaaatttttcttagcAGTTTTATGTATAGCTATTTAACTATGTACTTTCAtcgtaatatatatatatcagtaTACATACATATCACATATAGACATATatagacacacacacactcacaCAGTTGTACATTACAAAGTTAATGAAGATTTAACAGTAACAATattaagttttatatttatactatatTTTGTCATTAGACATGAGAATCATTGCCATTTTTTCCTCCatattagatttatttttctccagctctttttttttttttttagttttttttttatattaacaacaagtagttttttgtttgtgaaaaaaatgcaatataaagaaatttttctattaatttctttataaattaatagaaaataatagctagaatttttttatacactaaTTTTAATGAGTTATCAGTTTTTACTATCATAAAGTTTTGAACattaaatgttgttttttttttataatataaaaagaattatttgtgtattttaaaaattaagaaaaatttatgaattttattttttttaattgaaataatgcTTGAGAAGTTTTTAGGATTTTTTGAAGActtggaaaaattttaaattgtagaaaaggaattaatgtaaatgatggaaaaaaaattataaagcaCAGCTTTGaatatttagtttaaaaatagttttgtttttaaaaaaaaaaaatattgtttataaataaatggaagatgtttttaaaaattatatggaaaatattaatgttttttttttgttagttaaaagtttaaactgaataattaaaatgcaGGAAGCCAGGaaagactattttttttttcttctaataaaCTTTcggcaaatttaaaaataaccagTTCGCACACGTGTTGGCATTGTATTTTGTACTTTAATCATTTTGACAAGTAGcctgtcaaataaatatttccttaaaaaaaataacaaaatttaaattccaataaaaatagagaaaataaaaaaagcattgtttttctttttgataaatatttttaaatctgcATTTGGACGACAAATATCAAtcgaaaatttatgataaaaaaatccagcaatatttaataacaattataatttttttttcataaattttatacagtATTAACGATCCAATAATTTACCAAACGTGTAACGATGGAATTTTTTTCTGAGCATAAATTGGAAATCGTTGTAAagtttcatataattattaaattttctataaagtGTGTagttaaatttgtaatatattttgaatataactttattaatatttatacagaaatgtttttttatttttctgtaattaaccatgaattttaatggcatttgaataattaaaacgtaaaaatattcaagtctAACTACAATTATTTTGTAGGCCGTTATTcttaaaactaataaatatcatagatcGATAAACcagatataaataaacaaataatattcaattctggtattatttttatttaattatttgagtaAACtcaattttgtcattttatttttaaatattttttcgatacAACCAGTTGAAATGCTGCCAGTAACTTGGTAAATTGTACTTTAAGGTAAATCAAATTTTCACAGATGAGATTTATTTCTGtgtgtttgatttatttatttattaacttattattaatttaagcaTTAAAAAGATTCTCAAAAAAATAGCTGcgcattttattttatgtgtgtgtgtgtgtttttttaaaaaaaagaaaacaaataattattaagggaagacaaagcttttttttttttggaagcATAAAGCTCATTTGACACTTTGACAAaagacattatttttaaaatttttatacttatatTCTATAACGACGACGTTAACCACCAATTATTTTACCAtctacttattatttttttaaataatttatctattaataaacaacatcaacatcaacaacacataatattttcaacgCGAATATAATAATCTCTATATTATcatgtactttatttttttttttacctatattcttataattgtataaatatattttagatttatAGTAATATCAATATGACAATCATTGGAAGAGTCAGTATGACAATCAATTGAGACAGATCGcaaattaagttaaaaaaaaattatagcttttcttttttttttttgcactaaTTCTTTGCATAAAGATGactatttatttcaagtaaaatatattttatattttactaatCATTTTCTCAGATTAAAATccaagaaaataacaaaaaaaaaatcgaagaaTGTTCATACTATTATTTGTCATCTCGCTATGCacctttaaataaaaaaaaaaaaataaaaaaaaattttttttcttcatatttcgAGTGTGTATTTATAAACTtggaaatgaaatatttattttgataaaataaatgagtatagatgaagaaaattaatactgttaaatatattaataatctagctaattttataattttaaattaaattttttaaatgatgatttttataattttcttaccGTTGATTGAAGAAATTCAATCTGCATTACTTTCAGGTAATAATTCTGAGATTGTATTTTTTCCTGATGGTAATACTGAAAGACATCGACTAGTATATTCTGCTTTTAATGCTAATTTAacctgaataaaaaatttacaaaattaatataattttaacaaacgaaaaaactaattaaaaaaaataattaataaataagtaccttatttttttcttcttcaaattTTTGACGTACTTTTTCATGCTCAATTTCTAACtctgatctttttttttcatatatttctgTTAATCTGGTGCATTCATTGACTCCTTTTTCAACTGTTATTTTAGCAACTTCACGTTTCATACGATCTAATTCTGCTTTGTCTTTGTGTACTTTTGCTAATTGTTTTaccttaaataaaaataatttttattatttaattaagtatactaattaattgtaaattaattataaaaatatatacctcgCCATGTCTGAGAGTTTGAAGTCTTCTCATAGCAGCATTTGTTTCTCTTTCCAACAAAACTCTAAGAGTTTTTAGCTGATTTGTTTGTGATGTTTTCATAACTTTTTCAACAAGATTAAATACagtatcattatatttttcttgtaattcACGTTCTTGCATAGCTTGTTCTTTACAAATTGCTAAATATCTTTCACTCTGACTACGAGTTAATCCTTTTATTGTACCATCAGCACCTTCACGATTATCACCATTAGGACACTCGGAAGTTTCCGGTAATGTCATATTTCCAGAATCACCAGaaaatctaaataatatttttaataaaattattaacaaataaaacatcaataatatatttataataatacttacatatttttagttgaaagACGTTTaaccaatttattattataaaatttcgatttatGTTTTTCACCATCAAATgatgtttttgaattttgaaaacgtaatttttctttttcatgtttacgttttaatgattcaagttttttatctaattcagtttttttttcacgtattattttattattcattaattgttcTAATGATTCAGCAATAATATCATCACCAATTGATACAACATTATTTgatacaattgttttatttaataaattatcaagttgaTTTGTACTTTGTGCATTAATAACATCATCTTGTTCTGTTATATCAGATGTATTAACACCAGCTACTATTTGTCGTCCAAGTAAATTacctgatgatgttgatattcctgataaatcatttgatgaTTGCATTCTTTTTGTCTTGACACTTTCAtcctaattaataattcaaataaataaataagctccaatttgtaataaataaattattattaaacaaaatatacaaaaaaaaaaaaaaaaaacaaatacaataataactAGATCTTACAAAGCTCACAGTTGGTTTAGTTGTACTTATTCCACCACTTAATTTTTCCACCATTTTATCGttatctttatctttatctttatcCTACAGTTGTTAGCAAATACAAAACACACAaacatacaattatttattagtacattcaaaattaacaagttgacatgtaaaaaaaattaattgttaagctcgagttaaaaaataaattgggaacaaaaaaaaaaaaaaacaaaacaatcacACTTTGACGTATAAAATGTAAGCAaagagttttattattttttgtcagctaaaaacaacaacaacaacaacaaggaCAATATGAATAGCATACCTCATCATCGCCTTTGTTTGATTCATCAATGTCATCCATAAGTGCTTCCAATTGTTTGGCTCTTTTATCTTGTTcacattgatatttaattggaTTAGCAAGTGCCTCAGCAAAATCACTAAAACCATCTGGTACATAATCCTTGACAATAACATGTAAAAATACACTTGCTAATGATCTTGGTTGTCCAAATTCATTTCTTAATGTAACATGACGATAACCTGGACATAAACCAACAACTGGTAATACACGATGTCCAATCATTTTACCAGATTCTTCATATGCTGTTATTCTTAATGATGCTAATTCTGGTaatacaacttttttaaatacaaatggtTCTTCATCATATACTGGATTAATACcattattttgtacaatttttgtACGAAACTTCTTTCTAACAGTATCAGCTGGTAAACCATACATTTCAACTTCAACATATGTACCAACTCTTTTATCAGTTAAAAATTGTGCTGATAATACATGTATACGTAATGAACCAGCAATAATACCATCAACAGTTGATTCAGCAAATGGATCTAAACGTCTATCTTTACGTCTCATAAATTCTGGTTTTAATATATAACCAGAACGTtgattatattcaaatataccAATATTTAATTGCATTGCTAAATCAAGTGTTTGATAATTAAGTGCAACAAGTTGACAACCAGCATTCCAAAAAACTTGTGGcataaaattacttgaatcaAATCTTGTACCTGCTGGATATACTCTTGATAATtgatgtttattataattaacaaattcaagTGGTCTTTCTTTGAGTAATGTTGTTGcttgtttttcatcaaatgATGACATTTCATAtgtacgattttttttttctgaattttcaaaactatTAAAATGTACTGGTTGTACATAATTAACTAATGCTGATATTTCAGCACCAGCTTCTGTTTCTTTAGCTGTTGATGCAACTTTATCTGATGTTGGTACTTTTTCATCCATACGTGCTTTAATATCTTCAACATTTGATTCATCTTCTTCTGTACTTgattcatcttcttcttcatcatcatcttgattaCTATCTTTACTACTTTGTCTTTGTTGTAATGTTAAATTTGGTGGATGTATTgtatcatttgtattattattatctgtttgttgttcatttattaaactagtattatcatcaacaacaacttcACTTTGTGGTATTATATCTGGTGGTGGTCCATTTTCACCTTCAGATGTTATTATTACACCATTATCAACTGGTAATTGTTGTGGTACTTCACGTGTTACTTGTGgaattgtttgattattttttttatgttcttttttatgatttctatgtttttttttattttttattattatttttctttttaataatgatggaGGTGGTAACTCTTGGCCTGGTTCAAgctaaatataataatttttcataattttaattttctattattaaattacactATATTTATGTagtttaaaaaactattattctAAGTAtgtaatttctaattttataattactcagtaaaatatataaataattttaattaaggaaatgattatttatttaattatcaaaaatgcatatctatttttatataattaactaAAGCAATCTAGCAATACCTTATGTGATTCGAGGGGGGCATCAAGCAACATATCTCCAAAAAACTCCCTACAATACTGAGCAATCTTAGCCTGTTGTCGAGGATTGCAGTGATTCTCAAAACTGAGAATAACTGGAAAATCCGAGGTTTTGAATGCACTCTCTGCTATTGCTTCAATCACGTCTCGTGCGCATATTTCAGGTACAAATGTGTATCTGCTCAAtaatattgtgttttttttttttttttttcaaatacataaATGACAATTATCTACAATGCTTTGGAAATggaaattaaacaaaaagaaaaagaaatcatttaaaaaatttttttttttactaatgcATTAATTAATTCTACGGTATTTAAGCATTgcgtaatttttatcaaacatttttatattataaactctcaataaactatttttatttaaaaaaagtattatattatgtttttttttttaattatttatttaacatacaaAACTTACCCATGAACAATAACTGGCTCGTCAAACTTGCCATTCCAAAAATCAAGCTCAACACATCGACAACCAGCCAGTAAACATTGACGATAAATTTCAACAGAACTTTTACCAGTTAATTGATGACctttaagttgaaaaaaattaaattgctttgttgttttaataaaaaaaaaaaatgtagtgggcttttttttttttaattacctgATAAATATGTATTGTGActagaattaataaaataatgggCTAGTGGTTGATCCATGTCATCAGATAGATCATACTTTGACATAGCAACAATTGGATTATCTTCACTAAGTAAATATCTTAAAAATCCATCAGAACTTAATTGACCTTTTGTGGCATTACATTTGTTTGGCTCATACTGATTTATAATATCTTTAGCTCTTTCTGTATTAGCATATGGATAaagtatttcatttaaacgtGGATCTCTTTgtgattgatttaaaaaatcaacaagttgTTGAACTGACATTGAACGACGTTTTGTACTACTACCaacaatttcatcaaataCTTTTTCTACATCACTTCTTTGGGTTAAagatttgtaaaaattaaaaaaatcttcaaatttaaatttttgtaatggCACTGAATCAttctgtaataaataataaatatttttaataatttaaacaataatttaaattaataaattaacaataatttttaactattataattcaattttaccaAGTTATTTTAAGACACAatattgtcataaatttatgaaaaatattattcattaacaatcataaaaaaaaacaacaataaaaaaaaatataaaactttgaaATATGTTTATCATAAATGCCAAAAATAATACGACTGtatatacaaatgaaaaaaaaaagaaaaataataaaaactaaagtacagaataaaaatagaattgtaaaaaaattaaaaacaaacttaatgtatatttaatgataatgtttattctttttttataaatcaagttgataaacaaatttgatttatttattaaatcattatttagtaatttgactatgaaaaaaaattaaaattcatgcaaaaatttgttgatgtatttgataaaaataaattaattattaatgaattttaattattaccttTCCTGATGGTAATGATGATATTTCCAAAGCTTTTTCAACTCGTTTACGATCTTCTTTATTTGACGCAAACATTTTTATGAtactagaataaaaaaaaacattgaataataaaagcattatattatcatcgtcatttataaaaaaaaccaacttaCTTTTTTGATggtattgtattatttttatcagcacCAAGTACAAGTTTTGTATGTGCTTTTTGTAAAAACATTGTTGTACTACTATTTAGCTGTGTTAAATTATATGCAAGTTGTAGTAATTGATCAGTCCAATGTCGTGCAATTTCAGCTCTTGTtgcacaaaaattaataaaattaacattaacaaaATCAGAACCATAGCATATTGTAACTGTTTTGTCTTCCAAACAATCCTGTACACCCATTGACACCAATGACTTTAATTTTGCAtcctataaaatatataaataaaattaaaatatcattgatttatagaataaaattaaaaatacaaatctattcttgctaaaaatttaaaaagaaaaaatccaatcatttttctatatagAACAAGTCTCAACTCAacgtcattattattattggattaattattattattactattactattattaatgaagaaaataatgaatatataattatgtgtaaaaaaaataaggcagATGCACATGTAGGTAATGTAGGTagtattctatttttaatttttgtcaataaatattatgtgcTCGTGTCTAGTGTGTGCGTCATTAGCATCATATACAATGTCATTATAATGTAATTATAGAAATTATagatttgaaatatattttttttcttcatcataattaaaatactgtttattttatcatgttaatttgaaaatttaattcttctaagtgatgattttaatagacaaaattatcatttttatttaatgaaattttcgtttttctttcttgtaaatttgagatttatttgttaattattaattattggtaCCTTTGgtattttagcaaattttccAGTTCTTGTATCACGTATTACAGCAATGTCAATCATATCAACTTCGTTATTTTGGTCAATCCAATGCAGATAAAATCCAAATTCATCAACACGAAGTGTAACTGGTGTTGCAACTCCAGAATcctattaatcaaaaaaaaaaaacataattatttatcagttaataaataataattattgtttattaaataaacaacttaacaattttatctctgctccaaaatttatttattaaatttatttttccattagaTAACATGATTTTTAAGTCATAGTAATTTagtaatcgaaataaaaaaataataaatttaatgatgatgaatcattgttataattatgattcataatatttaataaataaattatacaacaggaaaaatgtaaattgatataaatcaACAtgcaatgtaaaaaaaaaataattttcttaaacaattttaattacctCATCccatttgacaaatttttcgCCATCCTGAAGTTGCTGTGATACCTCGACAGGTTTTGTCTGAACTGCATTAACCACTGGTTGTTTATTATTCGCcattgctatttttttgttatttattaaaatgataacaggttgacaataaaattcacCCAgccataaattaaataaataatttaataaaataatcaactttaatgttattcatattttttaaaattatatttattattttgtcaaccctcaaaatattatgtatgaataatgcaaataatattatttaaataagtcaatttattatttattaataataattttaatataacattTATCAAGGGTGACAATTGCGTCTCCCTCGAGTTGTTGACGTTGACAGAATCCGCGCAGCCTCAACGATGACAACCCCCTTCCACCcttgataattattgaaaatcttAAATATACACTTGtactttgtaaattaaaaaaaaatttaatctataatattatctagatttaatatttacaaataaataattatataatttttcttcaaaaattaaacaagtaCTTTTGTTTagggttgaaaaataattaggTATAAATTGTCTGAACAATTATGTGctctaaaaaaaatgataaataaaaaatgaaaattataattgttcaGACACACACTTGcacttgattattattcactaaattaacattataaatacaacacattgttgattaataagtttgtttatttttttgtgtgacAGTTAATTTGAACCCTTTTTTACtctgttattttatcatttgtttcaCTGTGTTTCACTGTCAATAGTTCATACATGCGTATGTATTAACCCTTTGATTATTATGCTTCAACTAGAGACTAACACActgacaaaaatattataaattattgtgtgTATATGACTGTTGCTTGTATGGATTCTCCGCAAGAGGCCGACTACAActtttgagagaaaaaaataaaataaagagggGAATCAGCCAGGTCTTGGAATTGTGATGATCCCTGTCAatcaatcatcattatcatcaacataaacaatattttttttgttgttattatagctgtaattttcatcaacaatataaacACTCAAAAAGACatcaaaaacaataacaagcTACATGAATTTggttgttattaataatagaaataaatttgaaaaacatgtaaaaatttgtatttcaatttttttttttttaacatataaaattattactgtATTTCGGTGATAACACCAATCGACTAGAAATTTATCTGTCGTACAAATAGAGAATTTACtttcttaaatttattgtttggtttgttttttttttcattcaaacatcacaaatattaaacttatatttaacaaacttTGATTATACAAACAAGTGGACAAAAagtatttcatttttgttaCAATTGTTTGGTAATTTATAATCCCCTTTTTGGTTTCCattttattcaagtaaatttgatatttaatttgataatttttgtaggtttcttgttgatgttgatgaagcCATAAAATGAGAGGATAAATTAACAGTATAATTCTTAaactgataatgaaaaaataaataattaattgctaattgtattttaaattttcatcagtgttttttgatgattttaaaactCGACATTGTCATCATCTGATCTGTCGATTGGATCACCTTTGAGCAGAGATATTATCATACTGaaaaatagaacaaaaaaataatgaaaagttgtataaataattgagctaaattatttttactaaccagtataaataaatgaagaaaaagacGAGATAATAGCCAAGATAAATCATGGTGTCTCTTGTGTGTCTTCTGAGTAAACGACAATTGTGAATTTCAGTTGGATCAAATACACCAGTATTTCCTTTTGGTACTGTTAAATATTCATACCACAGCCAAATGGTCAATGGAAGATTCATCAAGAATAAAATCCAATGACCATACAATAACAAGCATAAATTGAGAACTGAATGTGCAACAGTTTTTGGTATCACCCACTgaaattaatagataaattgttattaaatagtcaattttttttttagattaattatATTACCTTGTTTAAACGTGAACAGCATTGACGTGCATTGAGATAATCACACTCAAGATCTGACAGTATAATCACctgattaaataattgttaagaaatatataaaaattagcaaaaaaaaataaataaatagttcaAATTTGCCGCCAAAATTACAAGTTTAAATGGcgtaaattaataacattttaattgataaattaatatatttaatttaataaatattggtgTTTTAAAAAGGATACAAAATAGACaagaacaaataatattattccagTATCTAATAGAGCAAGTGTGAAAAACAAAGGCTCAGAAATTAAACTcatggttatttatttttcac from Aphidius gifuensis isolate YNYX2018 linkage group LG4, ASM1490517v1, whole genome shotgun sequence encodes:
- the LOC122855219 gene encoding 1-phosphatidylinositol 4,5-bisphosphate phosphodiesterase classes I and II isoform X1; protein product: MANNKQPVVNAVQTKPVEVSQQLQDGEKFVKWDEDSGVATPVTLRVDEFGFYLHWIDQNNEVDMIDIAVIRDTRTGKFAKIPKDAKLKSLVSMGVQDCLEDKTVTICYGSDFVNVNFINFCATRAEIARHWTDQLLQLAYNLTQLNSSTTMFLQKAHTKLVLGADKNNTIPSKNIIKMFASNKEDRKRVEKALEISSLPSGKNDSVPLQKFKFEDFFNFYKSLTQRSDVEKVFDEIVGSSTKRRSMSVQQLVDFLNQSQRDPRLNEILYPYANTERAKDIINQYEPNKCNATKGQLSSDGFLRYLLSEDNPIVAMSKYDLSDDMDQPLAHYFINSSHNTYLSGHQLTGKSSVEIYRQCLLAGCRCVELDFWNGKFDEPVIVHGYTFVPEICARDVIEAIAESAFKTSDFPVILSFENHCNPRQQAKIAQYCREFFGDMLLDAPLESHKLEPGQELPPPSLLKRKIIIKNKKKHRNHKKEHKKNNQTIPQVTREVPQQLPVDNGVIITSEGENGPPPDIIPQSEVVVDDNTSLINEQQTDNNNTNDTIHPPNLTLQQRQSSKDSNQDDDEEEDESSTEEDESNVEDIKARMDEKVPTSDKVASTAKETEAGAEISALVNYVQPVHFNSFENSEKKNRTYEMSSFDEKQATTLLKERPLEFVNYNKHQLSRVYPAGTRFDSSNFMPQVFWNAGCQLVALNYQTLDLAMQLNIGIFEYNQRSGYILKPEFMRRKDRRLDPFAESTVDGIIAGSLRIHVLSAQFLTDKRVGTYVEVEMYGLPADTVRKKFRTKIVQNNGINPVYDEEPFVFKKVVLPELASLRITAYEESGKMIGHRVLPVVGLCPGYRHVTLRNEFGQPRSLASVFLHVIVKDYVPDGFSDFAEALANPIKYQCEQDKRAKQLEALMDDIDESNKGDDEDKDKDKDNDKMVEKLSGGISTTKPTVSFDESVKTKRMQSSNDLSGISTSSGNLLGRQIVAGVNTSDITEQDDVINAQSTNQLDNLLNKTIVSNNVVSIGDDIIAESLEQLMNNKIIREKKTELDKKLESLKRKHEKEKLRFQNSKTSFDGEKHKSKFYNNKLVKRLSTKNIFSGDSGNMTLPETSECPNGDNREGADGTIKGLTRSQSERYLAICKEQAMQERELQEKYNDTVFNLVEKVMKTSQTNQLKTLRVLLERETNAAMRRLQTLRHGEVKQLAKVHKDKAELDRMKREVAKITVEKGVNECTRLTEIYEKKRSELEIEHEKVRQKFEEEKNKVKLALKAEYTSRCLSVLPSGKNTISELLPESNAD
- the LOC122855222 gene encoding protein cornichon homolog 4 codes for the protein MSLISEPLFFTLALLDTGIILFVLVYFVIILSDLECDYLNARQCCSRLNKWVIPKTVAHSVLNLCLLLYGHWILFLMNLPLTIWLWYEYLTVPKGNTGVFDPTEIHNCRLLRRHTRDTMIYLGYYLVFFFIYLYCMIISLLKGDPIDRSDDDNVEF
- the LOC122855219 gene encoding 1-phosphatidylinositol 4,5-bisphosphate phosphodiesterase classes I and II isoform X2; this encodes MANNKQPVVNAVQTKPVEVSQQLQDGEKFVKWDEDSGVATPVTLRVDEFGFYLHWIDQNNEVDMIDIAVIRDTRTGKFAKIPKDAKLKSLVSMGVQDCLEDKTVTICYGSDFVNVNFINFCATRAEIARHWTDQLLQLAYNLTQLNSSTTMFLQKAHTKLVLGADKNNTIPSKNIIKMFASNKEDRKRVEKALEISSLPSGKNDSVPLQKFKFEDFFNFYKSLTQRSDVEKVFDEIVGSSTKRRSMSVQQLVDFLNQSQRDPRLNEILYPYANTERAKDIINQYEPNKCNATKGQLSSDGFLRYLLSEDNPIVAMSKYDLSDDMDQPLAHYFINSSHNTYLSGHQLTGKSSVEIYRQCLLAGCRCVELDFWNGKFDEPVIVHGYTFVPEICARDVIEAIAESAFKTSDFPVILSFENHCNPRQQAKIAQYCREFFGDMLLDAPLESHKLEPGQELPPPSLLKRKIIIKNKKKHRNHKKEHKKNNQTIPQVTREVPQQLPVDNGVIITSEGENGPPPDIIPQSEVVVDDNTSLINEQQTDNNNTNDTIHPPNLTLQQRQSSKDSNQDDDEEEDESSTEEDESNVEDIKARMDEKVPTSDKVASTAKETEAGAEISALVNYVQPVHFNSFENSEKKNRTYEMSSFDEKQATTLLKERPLEFVNYNKHQLSRVYPAGTRFDSSNFMPQVFWNAGCQLVALNYQTLDLAMQLNIGIFEYNQRSGYILKPEFMRRKDRRLDPFAESTVDGIIAGSLRIHVLSAQFLTDKRVGTYVEVEMYGLPADTVRKKFRTKIVQNNGINPVYDEEPFVFKKVVLPELASLRITAYEESGKMIGHRVLPVVGLCPGYRHVTLRNEFGQPRSLASVFLHVIVKDYVPDGFSDFAEALANPIKYQCEQDKRAKQLEALMDDIDESNKGDDEDESVKTKRMQSSNDLSGISTSSGNLLGRQIVAGVNTSDITEQDDVINAQSTNQLDNLLNKTIVSNNVVSIGDDIIAESLEQLMNNKIIREKKTELDKKLESLKRKHEKEKLRFQNSKTSFDGEKHKSKFYNNKLVKRLSTKNIFSGDSGNMTLPETSECPNGDNREGADGTIKGLTRSQSERYLAICKEQAMQERELQEKYNDTVFNLVEKVMKTSQTNQLKTLRVLLERETNAAMRRLQTLRHGEVKQLAKVHKDKAELDRMKREVAKITVEKGVNECTRLTEIYEKKRSELEIEHEKVRQKFEEEKNKVKLALKAEYTSRCLSVLPSGKNTISELLPESNAD